One genomic window of Arvicola amphibius chromosome 4, mArvAmp1.2, whole genome shotgun sequence includes the following:
- the Cln8 gene encoding protein CLN8 codes for MTPVSNHVVAESIFDLDYASWKIRSTLAVAGFVFYLGVFVVCHQLSSSLNATYRSLLAKEKVFWNLAATRAVFGVQSTAAGLWALLGDPVLHADKALGQQNWCWFHVATATGFFLFENVAVHLSNLCFRTFDLFLVVHHLFAFLGFLGSMANLRAGHYLAMTTLLLEMSTPFTCISWMLLKAGWSDSLFWKVNQWLMIHMFHCRMILTYHMWWVCFQHWGALVDSLYLPHFALFLCGLALLTLIINPYWTHKKTQQLLNPVDWNFAPPSDTKGGRQERTNGQVPQKKRL; via the exons ATGACCCCTGTAAGCAACCATGTCGTGGCGGAGAGCATCTTTGACCTGGACTATGCTTCCTGGAAGATTCGCTCGACCCTGGCAGTAGCCGGCTTTGTCTTCTACCTGGGCGTCTTCGTGGTCTGCCACCAGCTGTCATCCTCCCTGAATGCCACCTACCGCTCTCTGCTGGCCAAAGAGAAGGTCTTCTGGAACTTGGCCGCTACCCGTGCAGTCTTTGGTGTTCAGAGCACGGCTGCCGGCCTGTGGGCTCTGCTGGGGGACCCCGTGCTCCACGCCGACAAAGCTCTGGGGCAGCAGAACTGGTGTTGGTTTCATGTCGCCACTGCCACTGGATTCTTCCTCTTTGAGAATGTGGCCGTCCACCTGTCCAACCTGTGCTTCCGGACGTTTGACTTGTTTTTGGTTGTCCACCACCTCTTTGCCTTTCTTGGGTTCCTGGGTTCCATGGCGAATCTCAGAGCCGGCCACTATCTGGCCATGACCACTCTGCTATTAGAGATGAGCACACCCTTCACCTGCATTTCCTGGATGCTCCTGAAG GCTGGCTGGTCAGACTCCCTGTTCTGGAAGGTCAACCAGTGGCTGATGATCCACATGTTCCACTGCCGCATGATCCTCACCTACCACATGTGGTGGGTGTGCTTCCAGCACTGGGGCGCCCTTGTCGACAGCCTCTACCTGCCTCACTTTGCACTCTTCCTCTGTGGGCTGGCCCTGCTCACGCTCATCATTAACCCCTACTGGACACACAAAAAGACCCAACAGCTTCTCAACCCCGTCGACTGGAACTTTGCGCCACCGTCCGATACCAAGGGTGGCAGGCAAGAACGGACCAATGGCCAGGTGCCTCAGAAAAAGAGGCTCTGA